The DNA segment CCGGCACGGCTCCATGCTCAGCCGCTCGGCCAGGGTGGCAGCCAGCAGCAGGCCCGTGCTGGCGATGGCGTGGGTGTCATCGAAGCAGATGTCGAGCTGGTCCGGGGTGTGGGAGGATCCCAACTGAGAAAGGTGCCCGCCTGGTCGGGAGATACGGCTGCCCTTGCAGGCGCCATTCTCCCAGCTCATGGGGTAGTGCCCCGGTTGGCGGGCGTCGTTGCCACCAAGACGCCACCACACGACGGAACCACCGATGAGTTCTGGAAGCGGCGGGCCGTCGTAGCCAGAGCGGACGGAAAGGAACGGCGTGATGGCGGCAGGGTATGTGGACACCAACGGGGTGCGGTTGTGGTACCAGGAGCTGGGCCGACCTGACGGGGCGCCGGTGCTGCTGGTGATGGGGGGTGGGGCGTCGGTGGTCTGGTGGCCACCCGAGCTGCTCCAGGGTCTCGTCGGTGCCGGGTTCCGGGTGGTGCAGTTCGACAACCGGGACGTCGGACGGTCGAGCTATGTCGACTGGGCCAGCGCGCCGTACGGGATCGAGGACATGGCCGGCGATGCCATGGGGGTGCTCGACGCGGTCGGCATCGACGCCGCCCACCTTGTCGGCGTGTCGGTGGGCGGAATGATCTGCCAGGCCGCCGCCTTGCGGTATCCCGGTCGCGTGCGCTCCTTGACGCTCATCAGCACCACCCCAGGGCCCGACCCACGCCTGTCGCCGGGTGACGAGGCGGTGTTCGCTGGTCTTGACCGCCCGGTCCAGACCGATGCGGACATCGCCGAGCTGGAGGTCGACTTCTGTCGCGCCGTGGCCGGGAGCCGGTTCGAGTTCGATGAGCAGTACTACCGCGACATCGTCGCCGCCGACCTGGCCCGGGGCATGAACCCGGCAGCCAACGCGCCCTCGGCGTCGTCACGCATCGACGAGCTCGCCCGAATTCAGGTCCCGACGCTGGTCGTCCACGGC comes from the Actinomycetota bacterium genome and includes:
- a CDS encoding alpha/beta hydrolase, producing the protein MAAGYVDTNGVRLWYQELGRPDGAPVLLVMGGGASVVWWPPELLQGLVGAGFRVVQFDNRDVGRSSYVDWASAPYGIEDMAGDAMGVLDAVGIDAAHLVGVSVGGMICQAAALRYPGRVRSLTLISTTPGPDPRLSPGDEAVFAGLDRPVQTDADIAELEVDFCRAVAGSRFEFDEQYYRDIVAADLARGMNPAANAPSASSRIDELARIQVPTLVVHG